The proteins below come from a single Pirellulales bacterium genomic window:
- a CDS encoding cyanophycinase produces MPRKISWSVVAAGLLSVIGLSVWLHQFYAIRAFGKTAIVRPEPGGTLLICGGGKLPDELRRRFYDRAGGDNARIVVIPGLYVGDDDELSAAFLEPWQRLGVRSVQLISARSPQLANAAAIVGVVARATGVWLGGGDQEWLAATYSGTDVEREIKRVLQRGGVVGGSSAGAAVMSPLMIAGGRCDAVEASGLGLWPDSVIDQHLLKRNRLNRLLGVVNAHPEVIGFGVDERTALEVSLRNNRLSVIGDSYVVACIPSARDRLARVEILKRGDETTLLALRESDLVISPRDEFDEYLAAAAE; encoded by the coding sequence GTGCCCCGCAAGATAAGTTGGTCGGTTGTGGCGGCGGGCCTGCTGTCGGTCATCGGTCTGTCCGTCTGGCTGCACCAGTTTTACGCAATCCGTGCCTTCGGGAAAACAGCGATTGTGCGGCCCGAGCCGGGCGGCACGCTGTTGATCTGCGGGGGCGGCAAGTTGCCCGACGAACTGCGGCGGCGGTTTTATGACCGGGCCGGCGGCGACAACGCACGAATCGTGGTCATACCGGGCCTCTATGTGGGCGACGACGACGAGCTTTCGGCGGCGTTTCTGGAGCCGTGGCAGCGGTTGGGCGTGCGGTCGGTGCAGCTGATCAGCGCCCGCTCGCCGCAGTTGGCCAACGCGGCCGCGATCGTCGGCGTGGTGGCCCGCGCCACGGGCGTGTGGCTGGGCGGCGGCGACCAGGAATGGCTGGCCGCGACCTATTCGGGCACGGACGTCGAGCGCGAGATCAAGCGCGTGCTCCAGCGGGGCGGCGTGGTGGGCGGCAGTTCGGCCGGCGCGGCCGTGATGTCGCCCTTGATGATCGCCGGCGGCCGCTGCGACGCGGTCGAAGCCAGCGGGCTGGGCCTCTGGCCCGACTCGGTGATCGACCAGCATCTTCTCAAGCGTAATCGCTTGAACCGGCTGCTGGGTGTGGTGAATGCGCACCCGGAGGTGATCGGCTTCGGCGTCGACGAGCGAACGGCGTTGGAAGTCAGCTTGCGCAACAATCGGTTGAGCGTGATCGGCGATTCCTACGTCGTGGCCTGCATCCCCAGTGCCCGCGACCGGCTGGCCCGCGTCGAGATTCTCAAGCGTGGCGATGAGACTACGCTGCTGGCCTTGCGCGAGTCGGATCTGGTCATTTCGCCCCGCGACGAATTCGACGAATACCTCGCCGCCGCCGCGGAGTGA
- the gnd gene encoding decarboxylating NADP(+)-dependent phosphogluconate dehydrogenase: MAELCDIGLIGLAVMGENLALNIESRGYRVAVFNRTTSVVDDFTAGRAKGKKFVGCHSVEELVAALARPRKVLLMIKAGPAVDAVIEQLLPLLSPGDVLIDGGNTHFADTERRTKYVESKGLLFIGTGVSGGEEGALKGPSMMPGGSPDAWPLVKPIFQAIAAKVGPNHDIPCCEWVGPRGAGHYVKMVHNGIEYGDMQLICEAYFMLKQALGLSNAELYDVFAEWNRGQLDSYLIEITRDIFSVKDPDGKGDLVDLILDKAGAKGTGKWMSQLALDLGVPSTLVTEAVYARSLSALKDARLRASKVLKGPTGKYQGDKKAFVAAVRHALYASKISSYAQGFVQLQAAAAEHDWPLDYGSIALLWRGGCIIRARFLERIKEAFDADPKLENLLLAPYFTKAVDEAQAAWRHVVSTAFELGIPVPAFSTALTYYDGYRTARLPANLLQAQRDYFGAHTYERIDKPGTFHSDWIRLRKQP; this comes from the coding sequence ATGGCTGAACTTTGCGACATCGGACTGATCGGACTCGCCGTGATGGGCGAGAACCTGGCCCTGAACATCGAGAGCCGCGGCTATCGCGTGGCCGTCTTCAACCGCACCACCAGCGTCGTCGACGACTTCACGGCCGGCCGGGCGAAAGGCAAAAAGTTCGTCGGCTGCCATTCGGTCGAAGAACTGGTCGCCGCACTGGCCCGGCCCCGCAAGGTGTTGCTGATGATCAAGGCCGGGCCGGCCGTCGATGCCGTCATCGAGCAACTCTTGCCGCTGCTGTCGCCGGGCGACGTGCTGATCGACGGCGGCAACACGCACTTCGCCGATACCGAGCGGCGCACGAAGTACGTCGAGTCGAAGGGACTGCTGTTCATCGGCACCGGCGTATCGGGCGGCGAGGAAGGCGCGCTGAAGGGACCCAGCATGATGCCCGGCGGCAGTCCCGATGCCTGGCCGCTGGTCAAGCCGATCTTTCAGGCCATCGCCGCCAAGGTCGGGCCGAACCACGATATTCCCTGCTGCGAATGGGTCGGCCCGCGCGGGGCCGGGCACTACGTGAAAATGGTCCACAATGGCATCGAGTACGGCGACATGCAGTTGATCTGCGAAGCCTACTTCATGCTCAAACAGGCGTTGGGCCTTTCGAACGCCGAGCTTTACGACGTGTTCGCCGAGTGGAACCGCGGCCAACTCGACAGCTATCTCATCGAGATCACGCGCGACATTTTCAGCGTCAAAGACCCGGACGGCAAAGGCGACCTGGTCGACCTCATCCTCGACAAGGCCGGGGCCAAAGGGACGGGCAAGTGGATGAGCCAGTTGGCCCTCGATCTCGGGGTGCCCAGCACGCTCGTGACCGAGGCGGTCTACGCTCGCAGCCTCTCGGCGCTGAAGGACGCCCGCCTGCGGGCCAGCAAGGTGCTGAAAGGTCCCACCGGCAAGTACCAGGGCGACAAGAAAGCGTTCGTCGCAGCCGTCAGGCACGCGCTCTATGCCTCGAAGATATCGAGCTATGCCCAGGGCTTCGTGCAACTGCAGGCGGCGGCGGCCGAGCACGATTGGCCGCTCGACTACGGCAGCATCGCGCTCTTGTGGCGCGGCGGCTGCATCATTCGGGCACGCTTTCTGGAACGCATCAAAGAGGCCTTCGACGCCGATCCGAAGTTGGAAAACCTGTTGCTGGCGCCGTATTTCACCAAGGCGGTCGACGAAGCTCAGGCCGCCTGGCGGCACGTCGTGAGCACCGCCTTCGAGCTCGGCATTCCGGTCCCCGCCTTCTCGACGGCGTTGACCTACTACGACGGCTATCGCACCGCGCGGCTGCCCGCCAACCTGTTGCAGGCCCAGCGCGATTACTTCGGGGCCCACACTTACGAGCGCATCGACAAGCCGGGCACGTTTCACTCCGACTGGATCCGCCTGCGCAAACAGCCATGA
- a CDS encoding helix-turn-helix transcriptional regulator: MATNAFGSLLKKLRLASGVTMREFCLRHGLDPGNYSRLERGLFPAPQKEELLTKYAEALGLKRGSDEWLEFFDVAAASRGELPRDLLGDEELVGKLPALFRTIRGKPVSAEQLDALIDRIRES; encoded by the coding sequence ATGGCCACGAATGCTTTTGGAAGCCTGCTCAAAAAACTGCGGCTCGCGAGCGGCGTAACGATGCGTGAATTCTGCCTGAGACACGGACTGGATCCGGGCAACTACAGTCGCTTGGAGCGCGGTTTGTTTCCGGCCCCGCAAAAAGAGGAACTGCTAACGAAGTATGCTGAGGCACTGGGACTGAAGCGCGGCAGTGACGAATGGCTTGAATTCTTTGACGTAGCGGCCGCGTCGCGTGGAGAGCTGCCGCGCGATCTGCTCGGCGACGAAGAATTGGTGGGTAAGCTGCCTGCTTTGTTCAGAACCATTCGAGGCAAGCCCGTCTCGGCAGAGCAATTGGACGCCCTGATCGACCGGATTAGGGAATCGTAA
- a CDS encoding ImmA/IrrE family metallo-endopeptidase, with the protein MGIRAPIYRLDDIRRAAARFLEEHHPEGTVPVPIEWIIEQRFGMDIVPMPGLKRAFEIDAYITSDLAEIRVDLDVYSSFETRYRFSLAHELAHKLLHAEVFSQLRFEGLEEWKKAREGISEREYRFIEWHANAFAGLVLVPPDALAKQFEAAKRRLTQIGLSIEEATPAAWDTLQSWVGDAFNVSGAVIDRRGRDDGLWVSE; encoded by the coding sequence ATGGGCATTCGGGCACCAATCTATCGGCTCGATGACATTCGGCGAGCCGCCGCACGCTTTCTTGAGGAGCACCATCCAGAAGGTACGGTGCCTGTGCCCATCGAGTGGATCATCGAGCAGCGATTCGGCATGGACATCGTGCCGATGCCCGGCCTCAAGAGGGCATTCGAGATCGATGCTTACATCACGAGCGACCTTGCAGAGATTCGCGTTGACCTCGACGTATACTCATCCTTTGAAACTCGTTACAGGTTCAGCCTGGCGCACGAACTCGCCCATAAGTTGCTTCACGCGGAGGTTTTCTCGCAACTGCGTTTTGAAGGACTCGAAGAATGGAAAAAGGCGCGGGAAGGAATCTCCGAGCGCGAATATCGTTTTATTGAATGGCACGCAAATGCGTTTGCGGGGCTCGTGCTCGTGCCGCCTGATGCGCTCGCAAAGCAGTTTGAAGCCGCCAAGCGACGCTTAACGCAGATTGGTCTTTCGATCGAAGAGGCGACTCCGGCGGCGTGGGATACCCTGCAGTCGTGGGTCGGCGACGCGTTTAACGTGTCTGGTGCGGTAATCGATCGGCGCGGGCGGGACGACGGCCTTTGGGTATCGGAGTAA
- a CDS encoding redoxin domain-containing protein translates to MSGLFGPRSSRAYSIAVAGSVVLAATGTLALAALLAGGCSSSTEAKPQPKDPGPPRNAAAVLERVVEAYHNADSYQDTGKLLVRFRWNGEVVSQSSEFSLALSGPNKLRMRAYDAHVVCDGRTFYATIDEAPGEVLNYAAPEELSPAAVYKDPVLGKALNKIVGSVPLAFFLDPKPLPTLVFNAEAPRLDPSEKIGDDTCYRVRIDRREGSTVLWVDEKTFVVRRVEYPSGGWRRVLEPYLDEITDMTITAEIEGARLDPPVDDAWFQFQVPKGAELVKRFEAVRMGSRIPRFKLRSLDGRVITRESLADKIVVIKFWQRDDLPFNYDDLAGFERIRKRYQDNDAIVFLTVNTDPDEISDEQLQDTFTKAHLSLPIARVSLETAQRSFGLQMVWTTVILGADGTLQEHVSGLYPNQDTALPKSLKTLLEGGDLVLEAPEKAPNYLFYSGFAWQNAEESEEEQRAASGMGKIAPPSEPDLLRRTRLWNCSELKQPGNMLVAHDDSESDRLFVIDGVRSVAEIGADGKVSARHELELPERKDAAVTFLRTAIDGAGNRYFLGSQPGVQQVHLFDADWKRLLSFPESGDHPEIADALLADMEGDGQLEMLVGYLRWVGVHCVALDGERLWWNRTAAETVLRLAVTEPNSHGQRQLLVGQGAVLPIDANGSERPPIALPDTLGVRLIYTADLDGDGTSEWCAIAVKSPGPNKPLYDAAVGLSPRGEELWSYALPVGVPQHITLEMVSSGNLLGGEIGQWVIAAADGSIHIVGIDGTLIDHFNNGAAASGLAVAQLEGRPALIVATDKAVEAWHFEMPKQEEVEMPKRDEAGEPEQE, encoded by the coding sequence ATGTCCGGTTTATTTGGCCCGCGCTCAAGCCGAGCGTATTCCATCGCCGTTGCCGGCTCCGTCGTGTTGGCCGCCACCGGCACGCTTGCGCTGGCGGCGCTGCTGGCCGGCGGCTGCAGTAGCAGCACCGAAGCCAAGCCTCAACCGAAAGACCCCGGACCGCCTCGCAACGCGGCAGCGGTCCTGGAACGGGTGGTCGAGGCCTATCATAACGCGGACAGCTATCAGGACACCGGCAAACTGCTGGTGCGGTTCAGGTGGAACGGCGAGGTCGTCAGCCAGAGCAGCGAATTCTCGCTCGCTCTTTCCGGTCCAAACAAGCTCCGCATGCGGGCCTACGACGCGCACGTTGTCTGCGACGGCCGGACCTTTTACGCCACGATCGACGAAGCGCCGGGCGAAGTGCTCAACTATGCGGCGCCCGAGGAGTTGTCGCCCGCCGCGGTGTACAAAGATCCGGTCCTGGGCAAGGCGCTGAACAAGATCGTCGGTTCCGTGCCGCTGGCCTTCTTTTTGGACCCCAAGCCTTTACCCACGCTCGTGTTCAACGCCGAAGCGCCGCGGCTCGATCCGTCTGAAAAGATCGGCGACGACACCTGCTACCGCGTGCGAATCGATCGGCGCGAAGGGTCGACGGTACTGTGGGTCGACGAGAAAACTTTCGTGGTGCGGCGGGTCGAGTACCCGTCCGGAGGTTGGCGGCGGGTCCTCGAACCCTACCTGGATGAGATCACCGACATGACGATCACCGCCGAAATCGAAGGCGCGCGGCTCGATCCGCCGGTCGACGATGCCTGGTTTCAGTTCCAGGTGCCCAAAGGCGCCGAGTTGGTCAAGCGGTTCGAAGCCGTGCGCATGGGCTCGCGCATTCCTAGATTCAAGCTGCGCTCGCTCGACGGCCGGGTGATCACGCGCGAATCGCTGGCCGACAAGATCGTGGTCATCAAATTCTGGCAGCGGGACGACTTGCCTTTCAACTACGACGATCTGGCCGGCTTCGAGCGAATCCGCAAACGCTACCAAGACAACGACGCGATCGTCTTCCTGACCGTCAACACCGATCCGGACGAGATTTCCGACGAGCAACTGCAAGACACCTTCACCAAGGCCCATTTATCGCTGCCGATCGCCCGTGTCTCGCTCGAGACGGCCCAGCGGTCGTTCGGCCTGCAAATGGTCTGGACCACGGTGATTTTAGGGGCCGACGGCACGCTGCAAGAACATGTGAGTGGGTTATATCCGAACCAGGACACCGCGTTGCCCAAGAGCCTCAAGACGCTGCTGGAGGGCGGCGATCTGGTTTTGGAAGCCCCCGAAAAAGCCCCGAATTACTTGTTCTACTCCGGTTTCGCTTGGCAAAACGCGGAAGAATCCGAAGAAGAGCAGCGGGCGGCGTCGGGCATGGGCAAGATCGCGCCGCCCAGCGAGCCGGATCTGCTGCGGCGAACGCGTCTTTGGAACTGCTCGGAGCTGAAGCAACCCGGCAACATGCTCGTCGCCCACGACGATTCGGAGAGCGACCGGTTGTTTGTGATCGACGGCGTGCGGAGCGTGGCCGAAATCGGCGCCGACGGAAAAGTTTCGGCCAGGCACGAGCTCGAGCTTCCAGAGCGGAAGGACGCCGCCGTGACGTTCCTGCGAACGGCGATCGACGGGGCCGGCAACCGGTATTTCCTCGGCTCGCAACCCGGCGTGCAGCAGGTGCATTTGTTCGACGCCGATTGGAAGCGGCTGCTGAGCTTTCCGGAATCCGGCGACCATCCGGAGATTGCCGACGCCCTCTTAGCCGACATGGAGGGCGACGGCCAGCTTGAGATGCTCGTCGGCTATCTCCGGTGGGTAGGCGTCCACTGCGTCGCCTTGGATGGAGAGCGCCTCTGGTGGAACCGTACCGCCGCAGAGACCGTGCTGCGGCTGGCCGTCACCGAGCCCAACAGTCACGGTCAGCGGCAGTTGTTGGTGGGGCAGGGCGCGGTGTTGCCCATCGACGCCAACGGAAGCGAACGGCCGCCGATCGCTTTGCCTGACACATTGGGGGTGCGGCTGATTTACACGGCCGATCTCGACGGCGACGGAACTTCGGAGTGGTGCGCCATCGCCGTGAAATCGCCTGGGCCGAACAAGCCCTTGTACGACGCGGCGGTGGGTCTTTCGCCGCGGGGCGAAGAGCTTTGGAGCTACGCGCTGCCCGTGGGCGTACCTCAGCACATCACGCTGGAGATGGTATCGTCGGGCAACTTGCTGGGCGGCGAGATCGGGCAATGGGTGATCGCGGCGGCCGACGGATCGATTCACATCGTGGGCATCGACGGCACCTTGATCGACCACTTCAACAACGGCGCCGCGGCGAGCGGCCTGGCCGTGGCCCAACTCGAGGGCCGGCCGGCGCTGATCGTGGCCACCGACAAGGCCGTGGAAGCCTGGCATTTCGAAATGCCGAAACAGGAGGAAGTCGAAATGCCCAAACGGGATGAAGCGGGCGAACCGGAGCAGGAGTAG